One Nicotiana sylvestris chromosome 12, ASM39365v2, whole genome shotgun sequence genomic window carries:
- the LOC138884261 gene encoding uncharacterized protein, which produces MAVVYGYSAMEQRKDMWKKLQSLAPGKQPWLISGDFNAILTPQDRISKVPVTLANIHDFAEWYHNLYLTEIPCRGEYCTWTKKQQGDDRVRSRLDRTFGNNCWMMQHGHLTVNFKDPFISDHTPMLIPITQPTTNIKVPFRFFNVWADHSEFPHIVAVGWNQNHVRGRMKSIWYKLKELKLRFKQLNKEEYKGVTERIDQARNKLKSIQVQMHNQYTDSLGDQERDCLQQLESWSLIEESILQPKARANWIQLGD; this is translated from the coding sequence ATGGCAGTGGTGTATGGATACAGTGCAATGGAGCAAAGGAAAGATATGTGGAAGAAGCTACAGAGTTTGGCACCTGGGAAACAACCATGGCTGATTAGTGGAGACTTCAATGCTATCCTAACTCCACAAGACAGAATTTCTAAAGTACCTGTGACTCTAGCAAATATTCATGATTTTGCAGAATGGTACCATAATCTATATCTAACTGAAATCCCATGTAGAGGTGAATACTGCACTTGGACAAAGAAGCAACAAGGAGATGATAGAGTCAGAAGCAGGCTGGATAGAACATTTGGAAATAATTGCTGGATGATGCAACATGGTCATCTTACTGTCAATTTTAAAGATCCCTTTATTTCAGACCATACACCAATGTTGATCCCTATTACTCAGCCCACCACCAACATCAAAGTACCCTTCAGATTTTTCAATGTTTGGGCTGATCACTCGGAATTTCCCCACATAGTGGCTGTAGGATGGAATCAAAATCACGTTAGGGGAAGAATGAAGAGTATCTGGTACAAGCTGAAAGAACTTAAACTAAGGTTCAAGCAACTGAATAAAGAGGAGTACAAAGGAGTTACAGAGAGAATTGATCAAGCAAGGAATAAGTTGAAGAGCATACAAGTGCAAATGCACAATCAGTATACTGATTCACTAGGTGACCAAGAAAGGGATTGCTTGCAACAGTTGGAATCCTGGTCCCTAATTGAGGAAAGCATACTACAGCCAAAAGCTCGAGCTAATTGGATTCAATTGGGAGATTGA
- the LOC138884262 gene encoding uncharacterized protein yields the protein MSVEEHHQPTSLKSLTRDKTQVNLGEASSNNQSRSQQYHKDIQHSSSDDGKKEIIVENQVTDQLGSSGNRAAKNGMMLTYMSPDIVNGNVVVKLDKEEVEKETIKWKNALIVYIIGEAPGYNYMKQFVSHTWCNVTEPILYLHEEGYYIVKFENIEDLGEVLYGGPYSINRRPMIVKQWAPNFDISNEFLTEILLWVTFPKLPMNCWRYKSLSKMASAIGKPLFADQCTANQTRVSYARILIEVNVTKEIPSEITMEDPFGRHFQQAILMSGNQNIVLSASNLGMIAARPRKK from the exons ATGTCAGTTGAGGAACACCACCAGCCAACATCACTGAAATCGTTAACTAGGGATAAAACCCAGGTGAATCTGGGAGAAGCATCAAGTAACAATCAAAGCAGATCTCAACAATATCATAAAGACATTCAACATTCATCATCTGATGATGGGAAAAAAGAGATTATAGTGGAAAATCAAGTAACTGACCAGCTTGGATCGTCTG GCAATAGAGCAGCTAAGAATGGCATGATGTTGACATATATGTCACCAGACATTGTTAATGGCAATGTAGTAGTGAAATTAGACAAAGAGGAGGTCGAGAAGGAAACCATAAAATGGAAGAATGCTCTGATTGTATACATTATCGGTGAGGCACCTGGATATAATTACATGAAACAGTTTGTTTCTCACACCTGGTGCAATGTGACTGAACCAATTCTTTACCTCCACGAAGAAGGTTATTACATTGTGAAGTTCGAAAATATAGAAGATCTTGGGGAAGTTTTGTATGGAGGGCCTTATAGTATTAATAGAAGACCTATGATTGTAAAGCAATGGGCACCAAATTTTGATATATCAAATGAATTCCTAACAGAAATTCTTTTGTGGGTCACTTTTCCCAAATTGCCAATGAACTGCTGGAGATATAAATCACTTAGTAAAATGGCTAGTGCAATTGGTAAGCCTCTATTTGCAGATCAATGTACAGCTAACCAAACTAGAGTATCATATGCTAGGATCCTAATTGAGGTGAATGTTACTAAAGAAATTCCAAGCGAGATAACAATGGAGGATCCATTTGGAAGACATTTTCAGCAAGCCATTTTGATGAGTGGAAACCAAAATATTGTGCTGAGTGCCTCAAACTTGGGCATGATTGCAGCAAGGCCAAGAAAGAAGTAA